In a single window of the Diospyros lotus cultivar Yz01 chromosome 10, ASM1463336v1, whole genome shotgun sequence genome:
- the LOC127811667 gene encoding endo-1,3;1,4-beta-D-glucanase-like — protein MSGPQCCSNPPTLSSSSGGGHVEELGGLKSYVSGSLDSKHAILLVSDIFGYEAPKLRKLADKVAACGFYVVVPDFFLGDPFNPEHSVKPIHDWLKDHGADRGFEDAKLVLEAIKSKGISCIGAAGFCWGAKVVVELAKHDYIKAAVLLHPSFVTVEDIQAVKVPISVLGAEIDKMSPPELLNKFDSALNEKPEVDAFVKIFPGVAHGWTVRYEDGDEHAVKSAEEACNDALDWFGKYLK, from the exons ATGTCAGGGCCTCAGTGTTGCAGCAATCCGCCGACTCTCAGCTCAAGCAGCGGAGGCGGCCATGTGGAGGAGCTCGGAGGCCTCAAAAGCTACGTCTCTGGCTCCCTCGACTCCAAGCACGCCATCCTTCTGGTTTCCGATATCTTTG GATATGAAGCTCCAAAATTGAG GAAACTTGCTGACAAAGTGGCAGCTTGTGGATTCTATGTAGTAGTTCCTGACTTCTTCTTGGGAGACCCCTTTAATCCTGAGCATTCTGTGAAGCCTATTCATGATTGGCTAAAAGACCATGGAGCG GACAGAGGATTTGAAGATGCAAAACTAGTACTTGAAGCTATCAAAAGTAAAGGTATATCCTGCATTGGAGCTGCAGGCTTCTGTTGGGGAG CTAAGGTTGTTGTGGAACTAGCGAAGCATGATTATATTAAAGCTGCTGTGCTGTTGCATCCTTCATTTgttacagttgaagatatccaGG CTGTTAAGGTTCCAATATCAGTATTGGGAGCTGAGATTGACAAAATGTCACCGCCAGAACTGTTGAACAAATTCGATTCTGCCTTAAATGAGAAACCTGAG GTTGATGCCTTTGTGAAGATATTTCCGGGGGTTGCACACGGCTGGACTGTGAGATACGAGGACGGAGATGAACATGCTGTGAAGAGTGCAGAGGAGGCCTGTAACGATGCGCTCGATTGGTTTGGCAAGTATCTTAAGTGA